A single Ketogulonicigenium vulgare WSH-001 DNA region contains:
- the lptE gene encoding LPS assembly lipoprotein LptE, with protein sequence MWLPDPLKTTRRAALFGAAALLAGCGFAPAYGTRGAGSHLLNRIRYQVPNTALGYRLRQSLRDSLGEGTDMVLDVNVTTGVLTSAETRSGEILRYTLPGTATFTLRDSAGGTITSGSVDAFTGYSASASIRAVETAQIDAEDRLARLLAERIITQLLVAAPAR encoded by the coding sequence ATGTGGTTGCCTGATCCCCTCAAAACCACGCGCCGCGCCGCCCTTTTCGGGGCGGCGGCGCTGCTGGCAGGCTGCGGTTTCGCGCCCGCCTATGGCACGCGCGGCGCAGGCAGCCACCTGCTGAACCGCATCCGCTATCAGGTGCCCAATACCGCTTTGGGCTATCGCCTACGCCAATCGCTGCGCGATTCATTGGGGGAAGGCACGGATATGGTGCTGGATGTGAATGTCACGACAGGTGTGTTGACCTCGGCCGAGACGCGTAGCGGCGAGATTTTGCGTTATACCCTGCCCGGCACCGCCACCTTTACCCTACGTGATTCGGCGGGTGGAACGATTACATCGGGCAGTGTTGATGCCTTTACCGGCTATTCGGCATCTGCATCCATTCGCGCGGTCGAGACGGCGCAAATCGATGCTGAAGACCGCCTTGCCCGGCTGCTGGCCGAACGGATCATTACCCAATTGTTGGTCGCGGCACCCGCCCGATGA
- a CDS encoding outer membrane protein produces MAVFPASIAMAEVELGVYGGVQSAPHSTVTIDGDSVLADRDFTAGWDGNSLEAPPYWGIRATWWRHDNIGFGLDFTHAKVYADGQTLANSGLDTLEFTDGLNILTLNIYRRWPEALSFGTPYVGGGLGIAIPHVEVEGAGSSTLGYQVTGPAASWVAGLSYPIADNWSVFGEYKGTYSMNTADLDTGGTLESNIITNAVNVGVTFSF; encoded by the coding sequence ATGGCCGTTTTTCCGGCCTCGATCGCTATGGCTGAGGTTGAGCTGGGCGTTTATGGCGGCGTGCAATCCGCCCCCCACAGCACCGTCACGATCGACGGCGACAGCGTGCTGGCGGATCGCGACTTCACCGCCGGTTGGGACGGCAATTCGCTGGAGGCGCCACCCTATTGGGGTATTCGCGCCACGTGGTGGCGGCATGACAATATCGGCTTTGGCCTCGATTTCACACATGCCAAGGTTTACGCGGATGGCCAGACTCTGGCAAATTCCGGCCTTGATACGCTGGAATTCACCGACGGGCTGAACATTCTGACGCTGAATATCTATCGTCGCTGGCCCGAAGCGCTCAGCTTTGGCACGCCCTATGTGGGTGGCGGTCTGGGGATCGCGATCCCGCATGTCGAGGTTGAGGGCGCCGGCAGCAGCACGCTGGGCTATCAGGTCACCGGCCCGGCCGCGTCCTGGGTTGCGGGCCTCAGCTATCCGATTGCGGATAATTGGTCGGTGTTTGGCGAATATAAAGGCACCTATTCGATGAATACGGCCGATCTGGATACCGGCGGCACGCTGGAATCGAATATCATCACCAATGCGGTGAATGTCGGCGTCACCTTTAGTTTCTAA
- a CDS encoding DsbA family oxidoreductase produces MADDVMPSDVMKVEIWSDVICPWCWIGKARFEKALAAFPHAGRVEVTHHAYRLDPGGKPEEVVTSLGRKYGGGPDQIRQMMGRVVDAAAGEGLVYNTEGAKTGDTTDAHRIIKFARDKGLGDLALDRLYAAYFTDGIHVVERAALLDLASEIGLDRGEVQSMLTSDAYIADVTADQAQAQRFGANGVPFFVIDGKYGISGAQEPALFARALDQIWAESGRTALKSFGDANADACGPDGCAI; encoded by the coding sequence ATGGCCGATGATGTAATGCCCAGTGATGTAATGAAGGTCGAGATCTGGTCCGACGTGATCTGCCCATGGTGCTGGATCGGCAAGGCGCGCTTTGAAAAGGCGCTGGCCGCTTTTCCGCACGCCGGGCGGGTCGAGGTCACGCATCACGCCTATCGCCTTGATCCAGGTGGCAAACCCGAAGAGGTCGTCACCTCGCTCGGCCGTAAATACGGTGGCGGCCCTGATCAGATCCGCCAGATGATGGGCCGCGTCGTGGATGCTGCGGCTGGCGAGGGGCTGGTCTATAATACCGAAGGGGCGAAAACCGGTGATACCACCGACGCGCATCGCATCATAAAATTCGCCCGCGACAAGGGATTGGGTGATCTGGCCCTCGACCGCCTTTACGCGGCCTATTTCACCGATGGCATCCATGTGGTCGAGCGCGCCGCCCTGCTGGATCTGGCCTCCGAGATCGGCCTGGATCGCGGCGAGGTGCAGAGCATGCTGACATCCGACGCCTATATCGCCGATGTCACCGCCGATCAGGCGCAAGCGCAGCGTTTTGGTGCCAATGGCGTGCCGTTCTTTGTCATCGACGGCAAATACGGCATCTCGGGCGCGCAAGAGCCTGCCCTGTTTGCCCGCGCGCTGGATCAGATCTGGGCGGAAAGTGGGCGCACAGCGCTGAAATCCTTTGGCGATGCGAATGCAGATGCCTGCGGCCCCGATGGTTGCGCGATCTGA
- the leuS gene encoding leucine--tRNA ligase, with the protein MSRYSAAEIEAKWQTAWDEAEAAKAVRSDDKPKYYVLEMFPYPSGRIHMGHVRNYTMGDVIARYKRATGHAVLHPMGWDAFGMPAENAAMASGGHPKDWTYQNIADMRDQMKPLGFSIDWSREFATCDPEYYGQQQALFIDMLAKDLVYRKNAVVNWDPVDMTVLANEQVIDGKGWRSGADVERRELTQWFFKISHYSDELLSALDGLDDWPAKVKLMQANWIGRSRGLQFAFSVTDEAAAGTDRIEVYTTRPDTLMGASFVGISPDHPIAKKLEAENAEIAAFCADARKGGTTEEAIEKADKKGFDTGLRVRHPFDTAWELPVYIANFILMDYGTGAIFGCPAHDQRDLDFARKYDLPVVSVLRPLGDQDYVAPEDGGAAYAPPKGEKIAYVGGFAGDEQQTGNEGIESAIAFCESNGVGHGVTKFRLRDWGLSRQRYWGCPIPVVHCYSCGTVPEKKENLPVRLPDDVTFDVPGNPLDRHPTWRNTACPVCGGAALRETDTMDTFVDSSWYFTRFTNSHAATPTVQADVDYWMNVDQYIGGIEHAILHLLYSRFFARAMHATGHLPSTATEPFDALFTQGMVTHEIYKTTDANGRPVYHFPEEVEGGVLKATGETVEIIPSAKMSKSKKNVVDPMSIISSYGADTARWFVLSDSPPERDVEWTASGAEAAHRHLSRVYRMAWDIAHGEDAGDASADQDLLRQMHRAIADVTGGVSSFGFNAAIAKLYGFTSALSKSNASAAAKRTAMLALAQLMAPMTPHLSEEIWTMLGGTGLCVLSDWPKADEAMLVEDSVTLPIQINGKRRSEVTVPKDMPAAEIEKLVLADPAVQKALDGNAPKKLIVVPGRIVNVVA; encoded by the coding sequence ATGTCCCGCTATTCTGCCGCCGAAATCGAAGCCAAATGGCAAACCGCTTGGGACGAGGCCGAGGCCGCCAAGGCCGTCCGCTCGGACGATAAGCCGAAATATTACGTCCTTGAGATGTTCCCCTATCCGTCCGGGCGCATCCATATGGGCCATGTGCGCAACTATACGATGGGCGATGTGATTGCGCGCTATAAACGCGCAACCGGCCATGCGGTGCTGCATCCGATGGGCTGGGACGCGTTCGGGATGCCCGCGGAAAATGCCGCGATGGCTTCGGGCGGCCACCCCAAGGACTGGACCTATCAGAACATCGCGGACATGCGCGATCAGATGAAGCCGCTGGGTTTCTCGATCGACTGGAGCCGCGAATTCGCGACCTGCGATCCTGAATATTACGGCCAACAGCAGGCGCTGTTCATCGACATGCTGGCCAAGGATCTGGTCTATCGCAAGAATGCGGTGGTGAACTGGGACCCGGTCGATATGACCGTGCTGGCCAATGAACAGGTGATCGACGGCAAGGGCTGGCGTTCGGGCGCCGATGTCGAGCGGCGCGAGCTGACGCAGTGGTTCTTTAAAATCTCGCATTACTCGGACGAATTGCTGAGTGCGCTGGACGGGCTGGATGACTGGCCCGCCAAGGTCAAGCTGATGCAGGCGAACTGGATCGGCCGCTCGCGCGGGTTGCAATTCGCATTTTCAGTGACCGATGAGGCGGCCGCTGGCACTGACCGGATCGAGGTTTACACCACCCGCCCCGATACGCTGATGGGCGCAAGTTTTGTCGGCATCTCGCCCGATCACCCGATCGCGAAAAAGCTCGAGGCTGAGAACGCCGAGATCGCCGCATTCTGTGCGGATGCCCGTAAAGGCGGCACGACCGAAGAAGCGATTGAAAAGGCGGATAAAAAAGGCTTTGATACCGGGCTGCGCGTGCGCCATCCGTTCGATACCGCCTGGGAGCTGCCGGTCTATATCGCGAACTTTATCCTGATGGATTACGGCACCGGCGCGATCTTTGGCTGTCCGGCGCATGACCAGCGCGATCTGGATTTCGCGCGGAAATATGATCTGCCGGTCGTCTCGGTTTTGCGCCCCTTGGGTGATCAGGATTATGTCGCGCCCGAAGATGGCGGCGCGGCCTATGCCCCGCCCAAGGGCGAAAAGATTGCCTATGTCGGCGGTTTTGCGGGTGACGAGCAGCAGACCGGCAACGAGGGTATCGAAAGCGCCATCGCCTTTTGCGAGAGCAATGGCGTTGGCCACGGCGTGACCAAGTTCCGTCTGCGCGACTGGGGTCTGTCGCGTCAGCGCTATTGGGGTTGCCCGATCCCCGTCGTGCATTGCTATAGCTGCGGCACAGTGCCGGAGAAAAAGGAAAATCTGCCGGTGCGCCTGCCCGATGACGTCACTTTCGACGTGCCGGGCAACCCGCTGGATCGTCATCCGACCTGGCGCAACACCGCCTGCCCCGTGTGCGGCGGCGCGGCCCTGCGCGAGACGGATACGATGGACACATTCGTCGATAGTAGCTGGTATTTCACCCGCTTTACCAATTCCCATGCCGCGACCCCGACCGTTCAGGCCGATGTCGATTACTGGATGAACGTCGACCAATATATCGGCGGCATCGAACATGCGATCCTGCACCTGCTGTATTCGCGGTTCTTTGCCCGCGCGATGCATGCGACGGGTCATCTGCCCTCGACCGCGACCGAGCCGTTCGATGCGCTGTTCACGCAAGGCATGGTGACGCACGAGATTTACAAAACCACCGACGCGAATGGCCGCCCCGTTTACCACTTCCCCGAAGAGGTCGAAGGCGGCGTGCTGAAAGCGACGGGCGAGACGGTCGAGATCATCCCCTCGGCCAAGATGTCGAAGTCGAAGAAGAACGTCGTCGATCCGATGTCGATCATCTCGAGCTATGGCGCCGATACCGCGCGCTGGTTCGTGCTGTCCGACAGCCCGCCCGAGCGTGACGTGGAATGGACCGCGTCTGGCGCCGAGGCCGCGCACCGCCATCTGTCGCGCGTCTATCGCATGGCCTGGGATATCGCCCATGGCGAGGATGCGGGCGACGCCAGCGCCGATCAGGATCTGCTGCGCCAGATGCACCGCGCGATTGCGGATGTCACGGGCGGCGTGTCCAGCTTTGGATTTAACGCAGCGATTGCAAAGCTTTACGGCTTTACCAGCGCGCTTTCGAAATCCAATGCCTCAGCCGCTGCCAAGCGCACCGCGATGCTGGCCCTGGCGCAGCTTATGGCCCCCATGACCCCGCACCTGTCCGAAGAGATTTGGACGATGCTGGGCGGCACGGGCCTGTGTGTCCTGTCGGATTGGCCCAAAGCCGACGAGGCGATGCTGGTCGAGGATAGCGTCACCCTGCCGATCCAGATCAACGGCAAGCGCCGCTCGGAAGTGACCGTCCCCAAAGACATGCCCGCCGCCGAGATTGAAAAGCTGGTGCTGGCCGATCCCGCCGTACAAAAGGCGCTGGACGGCAATGCGCCCAAAAAGCTGATCGTGGTGCCGGGACGTATCGTCAATGTGGTTGCCTGA
- a CDS encoding porin, with protein MKRILLASAALTAFAGAAAAEISFNGDARLGYNDTAIENDGFYWRLRMNIAASQELDNGLTFGGSVRFDLIDNGYISDPALDTNNLKLFLEAGELGGLYFGDYEFSAVDAWKAAGPMFADGFSEQDGEKTLRGDINYGNVAVSVSTPISSTTGNDNASESQLGQWNFAASTTFGAFDVVFAYQGEGDDDYFAEAALGDDINPNEIIGLSVGTTFAGASVRLAYATTDYKVAGTTQSSLGLTATYPLGPVALTGWVIFEDGDVSDAMDEDLFYGARVAYAANGFSISADYGERLANNLSIGGRDARLAVEGGYDLGNGINLKAGYLSRDSWSIGSGEAYYVGGTYDLGAGATLLVSYADADDTSAGYLSDDEVGAPAYQNGATIEVSFKF; from the coding sequence ATGAAACGCATCCTTCTCGCTTCGGCCGCGCTGACCGCCTTTGCAGGCGCCGCTGCTGCAGAAATCAGCTTCAACGGCGATGCTCGTCTGGGCTACAACGACACCGCGATTGAAAACGACGGCTTCTACTGGCGCCTGCGCATGAACATCGCTGCCAGCCAAGAGCTGGACAACGGTCTGACCTTTGGTGGTAGCGTTCGTTTCGACCTGATCGACAACGGCTACATCAGCGATCCGGCTCTGGACACCAACAACCTCAAACTGTTCTTGGAAGCAGGCGAGCTGGGCGGTCTGTACTTCGGCGACTACGAATTCTCGGCAGTCGACGCATGGAAAGCTGCTGGCCCGATGTTCGCTGACGGCTTCTCGGAGCAAGACGGCGAGAAGACCCTGCGCGGCGACATCAACTACGGTAACGTCGCTGTTTCGGTTTCGACCCCGATCAGCAGCACCACCGGCAACGACAACGCTTCGGAAAGCCAACTGGGTCAGTGGAACTTCGCTGCCTCGACCACTTTCGGCGCATTTGACGTTGTGTTCGCCTACCAAGGCGAAGGCGATGACGACTACTTCGCAGAAGCTGCGCTGGGTGACGACATCAACCCGAACGAAATCATCGGTCTGTCGGTTGGCACGACCTTTGCTGGCGCTTCGGTTCGTCTGGCCTATGCAACCACCGACTACAAAGTCGCTGGCACCACGCAAAGCTCGCTGGGTCTGACCGCAACCTACCCGCTCGGCCCTGTCGCTCTGACCGGCTGGGTGATCTTCGAAGACGGCGACGTCTCGGACGCGATGGACGAAGACCTGTTCTACGGCGCACGCGTTGCTTACGCTGCAAACGGCTTCTCGATCTCGGCTGACTACGGCGAGCGTCTGGCCAACAACCTGTCGATCGGCGGCCGTGACGCACGTCTGGCAGTCGAAGGTGGCTACGACCTGGGCAACGGCATCAACCTGAAAGCCGGTTACCTGTCGCGCGACTCGTGGAGCATCGGTTCGGGCGAAGCCTACTACGTCGGCGGCACCTACGATCTGGGCGCTGGCGCAACCCTGCTGGTTTCCTATGCTGACGCAGACGACACCTCGGCCGGCTACCTGTCGGACGACGAAGTTGGTGCGCCCGCTTACCAAAACGGCGCGACCATCGAAGTTTCGTTCAAGTTCTAA
- the holA gene encoding DNA polymerase III subunit delta yields MKLNARDALTYFRKPDPAGMGALIAGEDSVRVAERRRQLLTALLGPNAESEMRLTRIAAADLRKDGALLLDALKAIGFFPGPRAVLLEDATDGLTQQIGKAMKDWAQGDAQLIITAGALTARSSLRKLAEAAPRFAAVVLYDDPPGPEEVAQMLAEAGLSTVAPEGKAAILALSKLLDPGDFRQTIEKISLYKIGDSSPVGLEDIAACAPQSHEADTDTLIAAVALGQREAIAGQLRLLYAQGVQPVGLCIATLRHFRQLHGAMTYPGGVAEGLTRATPPVFGPRRDAIIAQSRGWNVARVEEALHSILETDLRLRASNPPPAGPLVERMLLRLASFARAQTR; encoded by the coding sequence ATGAAGCTGAACGCCCGCGATGCTTTGACCTATTTCCGCAAGCCCGATCCTGCGGGAATGGGTGCGCTGATCGCGGGCGAAGACAGCGTCCGCGTGGCCGAACGGCGCCGTCAGTTGCTGACCGCGCTCCTCGGGCCGAATGCCGAATCGGAAATGCGTCTGACCCGCATCGCCGCGGCTGATCTACGCAAAGACGGTGCGCTGCTGCTGGATGCGCTAAAGGCCATTGGCTTTTTCCCCGGCCCCCGCGCCGTGTTGCTAGAGGATGCAACCGATGGGCTGACGCAGCAGATCGGCAAGGCAATGAAGGACTGGGCGCAAGGCGACGCGCAGCTGATCATCACCGCAGGCGCACTGACCGCCCGCTCGTCTTTGCGTAAATTGGCCGAAGCAGCGCCGCGGTTTGCCGCCGTGGTCCTTTACGATGATCCGCCCGGCCCCGAGGAAGTGGCACAAATGCTGGCGGAAGCTGGCCTCAGCACTGTCGCGCCCGAGGGCAAGGCCGCAATCCTTGCCCTGTCCAAGCTGCTCGATCCGGGTGACTTCCGTCAAACCATTGAAAAGATATCACTTTATAAAATTGGCGACAGTAGTCCCGTCGGGCTGGAGGATATCGCAGCCTGCGCACCGCAAAGCCATGAGGCCGATACCGACACGCTGATCGCCGCCGTAGCCCTGGGCCAGCGCGAGGCGATCGCCGGACAATTGCGGCTGCTTTATGCGCAAGGCGTGCAGCCGGTCGGCCTGTGTATTGCCACCTTGCGGCATTTTCGACAGCTGCACGGCGCGATGACCTATCCGGGCGGCGTTGCAGAGGGGCTGACCCGTGCGACCCCGCCCGTCTTTGGCCCGCGCCGCGATGCGATCATTGCCCAGTCGCGCGGCTGGAACGTGGCCCGCGTCGAGGAAGCACTGCATTCGATACTGGAAACGGATCTGCGCCTGCGCGCCAGCAACCCACCCCCTGCGGGGCCACTGGTTGAACGGATGCTGTTGCGGCTGGCGTCTTTTGCCCGCGCGCAAACGCGCTAA
- a CDS encoding L,D-transpeptidase family protein: MAKDVLRLTPMGLIWRGRRIPCTIGRAGLSRTKHEGDGATPDAPMRLLQVLYRPDRLPPPVPGAKAIGPRDLWSDASGQPDYNHMVRAPYAYSHEAMRRPDPLYDIVIVTDWNYPAARAGGGSAIFLHQWRRRGAPTAGCIAMARANLIRLAREITPGTRLIITGMRLANGARATIFRQ; the protein is encoded by the coding sequence ATGGCGAAAGATGTGCTGCGGCTGACGCCGATGGGGCTGATCTGGCGGGGGCGGCGCATCCCTTGCACCATCGGCCGTGCGGGGCTGTCGCGGACCAAGCATGAGGGGGACGGTGCCACCCCTGACGCGCCGATGCGGTTGCTGCAGGTGCTGTATCGTCCTGACCGTTTGCCGCCGCCTGTGCCCGGCGCCAAAGCCATCGGCCCGCGGGATCTGTGGTCGGACGCCAGCGGCCAGCCCGATTATAACCACATGGTCCGCGCTCCCTATGCTTATAGCCACGAGGCGATGCGCCGCCCGGACCCGCTTTATGACATCGTGATCGTCACCGACTGGAATTATCCCGCTGCGCGGGCGGGCGGGGGGTCGGCGATTTTCCTGCATCAATGGCGCCGCCGCGGCGCGCCGACCGCGGGTTGCATCGCCATGGCGCGCGCCAATCTGATCCGCCTTGCGCGTGAAATCACCCCCGGCACGCGCCTGATCATCACGGGTATGCGCCTTGCCAATGGCGCGCGCGCCACTATCTTTCGCCAGTAA
- a CDS encoding YggS family pyridoxal phosphate-dependent enzyme, with translation MPLSDILSRIRDTALDCDRSAADVTLIAVSKVQPNDRVAAVLDAGQRVFGENRVQEAMGKWPDFRATYGDVDLHLIGPLQSNKARQAMELFNAIHTLDRLRLAETFARLAQELGKCPDLFVQVNTGAEPQKAGCLPEEVDSLVAAARAMDLPVKGLMCIPPADQGPAPHFAMLAEMAARNGLTGLSMGMSGDFDVAIRHGATHVRVGSAIFGDRTAAH, from the coding sequence ATGCCTCTTTCAGATATTCTGTCACGCATCCGCGATACGGCGTTGGATTGCGATCGTTCTGCTGCCGATGTGACGCTGATCGCCGTCTCAAAAGTGCAACCAAATGACCGAGTTGCAGCGGTTTTGGACGCAGGACAACGGGTTTTTGGCGAGAATCGCGTGCAAGAGGCGATGGGAAAATGGCCCGACTTTCGCGCCACTTACGGCGATGTCGATCTGCATCTGATCGGGCCGCTGCAATCGAACAAAGCCCGTCAGGCGATGGAGCTGTTCAATGCGATCCACACGCTGGACCGCCTGCGCCTGGCCGAGACTTTCGCCCGCCTTGCGCAGGAATTGGGCAAATGCCCGGATTTATTCGTTCAGGTCAATACGGGGGCCGAGCCGCAAAAAGCGGGCTGTTTGCCGGAGGAGGTCGATTCCCTTGTGGCCGCCGCGCGCGCGATGGATCTGCCGGTCAAAGGTCTGATGTGCATCCCGCCCGCCGATCAGGGCCCCGCGCCGCATTTCGCGATGCTGGCCGAAATGGCGGCGCGCAACGGTTTGACAGGTCTTTCCATGGGGATGAGCGGCGATTTCGACGTCGCGATCCGCCATGGGGCGACGCATGTGCGGGTTGGTTCGGCCATTTTCGGCGACCGAACCGCCGCGCATTAA
- a CDS encoding response regulator transcription factor, with translation MAQLKKILLVDDDDDLREALSEQLVMTEDFDVFEANSGHTALEKIKDAHYDLIILDVGLPDTDGRELCRVMRKQNVKCPIIMLTGHDSDSDTILGLDSGANDYVTKPFKFPVLLARLRAQLRTHEQSEDAVFALGPYTFRPAHKMLVTADDKKIRLTEKETNILKFLYRAPEGVVQRDVLLHEVWGYNAGVTTHTLETHIYRLRQKIEADPSSAQLLVTESGGYRLAV, from the coding sequence ATGGCCCAATTGAAAAAAATCCTGCTGGTCGATGATGATGACGATCTGCGCGAAGCCCTCAGCGAACAGCTGGTGATGACCGAAGACTTTGACGTTTTCGAGGCGAACAGCGGCCATACCGCGCTGGAAAAGATCAAGGACGCCCATTACGACCTGATCATTCTGGACGTCGGCCTGCCCGACACCGACGGGCGCGAGCTGTGCCGCGTCATGCGCAAGCAGAATGTGAAATGCCCGATCATCATGCTGACCGGCCATGACAGCGACAGCGACACCATTCTGGGCCTTGATTCGGGCGCGAATGATTATGTGACCAAGCCGTTCAAATTCCCGGTGCTTTTGGCCCGCCTGCGCGCCCAGCTGCGCACGCATGAACAATCCGAGGACGCTGTCTTTGCCCTTGGGCCCTATACCTTCCGCCCGGCGCATAAGATGCTGGTGACGGCGGATGACAAGAAAATCCGCCTGACGGAAAAAGAGACGAATATCCTGAAGTTCCTCTATCGCGCGCCCGAGGGCGTGGTGCAGCGCGATGTGCTGCTGCATGAGGTCTGGGGCTATAACGCGGGCGTCACCACCCATACGCTAGAGACGCATATCTATCGCCTGCGCCAAAAGATTGAGGCCGACCCCTCGAGCGCGCAGTTGCTGGTGACGGAATCGGGCGGCTATCGTCTGGCTGTGTAA
- the petA gene encoding ubiquinol-cytochrome c reductase iron-sulfur subunit, with the protein MQDEPQQDDALGNDDAHLDAPRRDLLKVAAIGTGVVATGAAVWPLVNQMNPSADVLAEAKIRVDISAVQRGEQITVLWQGRPVFIRARTDAEIARARADHPDQLPDGLARNANLDPNAPADDANRALSPDGIWLVQMGVCTHLGCVPVGQSGDYDGWFCPCHGSHYDTAGRIRKGPAPRNLPVPRAIFIDDTTIELG; encoded by the coding sequence ATGCAGGACGAACCACAACAGGACGACGCGCTGGGCAATGATGATGCGCATCTGGACGCACCGCGCCGCGATCTGTTGAAAGTGGCTGCGATCGGCACCGGTGTGGTGGCCACGGGTGCCGCCGTCTGGCCGCTGGTCAATCAGATGAACCCCTCTGCCGATGTGCTGGCCGAAGCGAAGATCCGCGTCGATATCAGCGCCGTTCAGCGCGGCGAGCAGATCACCGTCCTATGGCAGGGCCGCCCCGTCTTTATCCGCGCCCGCACCGATGCGGAAATCGCACGCGCGCGCGCTGACCACCCCGATCAGCTACCCGACGGCCTTGCCCGCAACGCGAACCTTGATCCGAACGCCCCCGCCGATGACGCGAACCGCGCGCTCTCGCCTGATGGGATCTGGCTGGTGCAGATGGGCGTCTGTACCCATCTGGGCTGTGTGCCTGTGGGCCAGTCCGGCGATTACGATGGCTGGTTCTGCCCCTGCCACGGCTCGCATTACGACACGGCCGGCCGCATCCGCAAAGGCCCCGCGCCGCGCAACCTTCCGGTACCGCGCGCTATTTTCATCGACGATACAACGATCGAGCTGGGCTGA
- a CDS encoding exodeoxyribonuclease III — MTFTLATWNINSVRLRAELVARLLREELPDVLCLQECKSPVELIPTEIFRALGYPYMIARGQKGYNGVAILSRLPMREVGAHDFADLGHARHIAGQLDNGVTIHNFYVPAGGDIPDREQNIKFGQKLDYLTQMRDHFHGEKPQKAILVGDLNIAPREDDVWNHKALLKIVSHTPIEVDHLGAAMDSGDWVDITRANIPEGRLYSWWSYRSPDWDAADKGRRLDHIWATRDIAAAGHSSRVLRPARGWEGPSDHAPVFATFDL; from the coding sequence ATGACCTTTACCCTTGCCACCTGGAACATTAACTCGGTTCGCCTGCGGGCGGAACTGGTTGCGCGGCTGCTGCGCGAAGAGCTGCCGGATGTGCTATGCCTGCAAGAATGCAAATCCCCGGTCGAACTGATCCCGACCGAGATTTTCCGCGCGCTTGGCTATCCCTATATGATCGCGCGCGGCCAAAAGGGCTATAATGGTGTCGCCATCCTGTCGCGCCTGCCCATGCGCGAGGTGGGCGCCCATGATTTCGCCGACCTTGGCCATGCCCGCCATATCGCGGGTCAGTTGGACAATGGCGTCACGATCCACAACTTCTATGTCCCCGCAGGCGGCGATATTCCCGACCGCGAGCAGAACATCAAATTCGGCCAAAAGCTGGATTACCTGACCCAGATGCGCGACCATTTTCACGGGGAAAAGCCGCAAAAGGCGATTCTGGTCGGAGATCTGAACATCGCCCCGCGCGAGGACGACGTCTGGAATCACAAGGCGCTGCTGAAAATCGTCAGCCACACTCCGATCGAGGTCGATCATCTGGGCGCCGCGATGGATTCGGGCGATTGGGTGGATATCACCCGCGCCAATATCCCCGAGGGGCGTCTTTATAGCTGGTGGTCCTATCGCTCGCCCGATTGGGATGCTGCGGATAAGGGGCGGCGGCTGGATCACATCTGGGCGACACGCGACATTGCGGCGGCGGGCCATTCCAGCCGCGTCTTGCGCCCGGCGCGCGGATGGGAAGGCCCATCGGATCACGCACCGGTTTTCGCGACCTTTGACCTTTAA